The region CGGTCGAGCCGGGAGGGCGTTCGCCCTGGGTCAAGGACCTTTCGACCCGGAAGATCTGAATCGGAATCCGGAACGGCGGGCTGCGTCGCCCCCCGGCCAAATGATCAGATTTCTACGCTTCTGAGTGAGCGTCTACACCCGTCGAAGGACGTCAGCGTGCCAAGGGAGGTCTCCAGCTTGTTCGGAGTCTCGATCCCCTCCGGGATCTCGGTGGTCATCTTCATCTTGGGCGGCTCTGCCCAGGCGCCCATGGTCAACGTGCTGACGAGAGCGCCAAAGAGAATGTGTCGAGATTTCATGTTGTTCCTCGTTCAGGGATCAGGTCAAGGATTCGAATGCTGAGGGCTCGCTAGTTCACCTTCTCGACATCGCCGAGAGTCCATGTCTTGTCGAAGAGCGGTTGGTCCGGGCCGTAGAGACGGAAGATCAGGAAGAAGTCCTCTCCGGTCGGGATCCAGTTGGTCTCCATGCCCTCAGGTGCAGTCGGTGCGAAGTAGAGGTCGACGCTGCCGTCCTCGTTGGCCTTCAGGGTGCCCAGGTCGCGGGATGAGATCCCGATGTTCTCGGCTTCCGCGATGAATCCCTTGGTCTTCATGCTGTAGACAATGACCGACCAGAAGTCCTTCGCAGGAGTGTCTGCGGGTACCCGCAGCTTGTAAACGGACCCGCCGTCGAGCAGGTCACCGCCGCTGTCACGCAGGCCGGTCAGATAGAATGTCCCGCCGCCGAGGTTCTTGGGCAGGTAGGTGATCCAGAAATAGCTGCCGCCGGCACGCTCATCGATCAGGATCCTGTCCTCGGTGACATAGGGGAACCCGGCCTCGGCCTGGCCTTCCGCGAAGCTCCACATCTGCCACTGTCGATCTTTCCACCAGGGCAGCATCGCCTTGCCTTGGGTCGTGAAGTAGGACTGCATGGATGCCCACGCGAGCTCGAGGCCTTCCTCCATGGCCCGACGCTGTGAGTCCGAGGGCTCGAAGGGCTTTCCCTTCTCGATGCCGATGTCCGCCAGCAGGCCCATCATCGCCTTGTCCTGCTCACGCGTCGGCTCGCGGTTGATGACGTCGTAGATGTCCTTGAAGAAGCTCAGGTCGTAGTGGGGCAGGCTGTCGTAGTCGTGGGGATAGGCATCGATGTGCTTCGTTGGCGGCGGGGCGGCGGCATCGGCCAGGGAATAGACCAGAACTCGTTGGGAATAGGCCGCGACGTCGTCGAAGCTCGTGCCTTCCTCCATGACGGGC is a window of bacterium DNA encoding:
- a CDS encoding DUF1254 domain-containing protein, with amino-acid sequence MSLPIRLFTLLFVAALCASISLGASATEPDADSSIEHQMRVQRAAQTAIWGMPAAGMIDFEKATKRDLGGDVNDVVYMTRPMKSRHGFLTANDVTPYVWASLSTEAGPLVVEVPAATDKVGFFGTIVNAWDVPLEDVGTTGFDKGKGGKYLLLPPGFDSEMPDGFIPVPSDTYNLGFSFRPVMEEGTSFDDVAAYSQRVLVYSLADAAAPPPTKHIDAYPHDYDSLPHYDLSFFKDIYDVINREPTREQDKAMMGLLADIGIEKGKPFEPSDSQRRAMEEGLELAWASMQSYFTTQGKAMLPWWKDRQWQMWSFAEGQAEAGFPYVTEDRILIDERAGGSYFWITYLPKNLGGGTFYLTGLRDSGGDLLDGGSVYKLRVPADTPAKDFWSVIVYSMKTKGFIAEAENIGISSRDLGTLKANEDGSVDLYFAPTAPEGMETNWIPTGEDFFLIFRLYGPDQPLFDKTWTLGDVEKVN